The genomic window CCAGTGTCATATCTTGTATGTAGATTGTGGAGGACTCTTTTTCCTTGAGGTTGTGATGGAACATGCTCTGGAAAACAGGCGAACTTGCAGAAAGAATTGCCTTGTGAGCACTGAGAGTTCCCTCAGCAGTATGGATAGTAACGTCAGCATGGATGGCCTCATCCAGCATGCGAGAGAGACATTGAAGTGTGCCTTGAGTTGAAACAGACTGCATCATTCCATCACTTGGCCATGTGGAACTGGGTTCCCCACCCTGAGTTGATGAcaggaaaaaaatagatgtttaaaCCTTAGGTAGAAGAAATATGACAGTGGCTCAACAATAACCACACTATTAAGAAATATCCACATGCAAGATCTTATCAGCATGTGCTTGCAATAAATTATGTACGTTGAAATGTGTTTTTGAATAAGGTTCTTCCTAGGTTGTGCTTGAAGGGAAAATCAATCATGACTACAATTGTCCACTACAGTCTGGCTTTGGGttctaaatgaaaaaatcaaaataaaaccatCCACTATTACTTGtgttaaactaaaaacattATTCCACAATCAACATCTTGGCTTCTCCAAAAACATAGTCTAGAGGAGCTCACATTCAGAGGGCAGATTTTGAGGTCTAGAAACTCAACATCAATGATGAAGCGACCATGAAAGGTAGAATCAACAGACCAGACAAAGTCCTCACTAGTCCGGAGCAATCTCTCATGAACTGCAGCATGAAACAATTCAGGTCACAagaatctttttattataaatacttCACTCATATCAACAACTAGGTGCTttccaaaatgaaaaaagtttACTAATCTCCATCAGGATGCACTTTCACATCATTGTGCAAAGCAGGCGCGACAAACTTGTTTTTTACAGGACAGTTGTTTTCAGAATCTGCCTGACACTATCTCTACGTAATCCACATTGGTGAATAAAAGAGAATCCAAACCACATAAATTGCATCCAATTAGCTAGAGTGATGCCAATAAGCACTTGGCGATGGGCTCATGGTTATCACATCttctaatttcaattttgttcatgTTCAATTAGACCTCTCTTGATGAGATGGTTAGGCCTTGGACAGATAAGTTTATCATTACCCGCATCAGTATATCGATGAGGAGATTCCAACTTCCTCTGTATATAAGGACGAGCATACAAGCAAGACTTCAGAAGATTATTGAGTAAAACAGATTATGACGAATATGCACGAAGTATACTCCATGAACCTCCCTCGATGCACTTTGCAGAATACAATGGAAGTTTGCTAAGGAATCAAagccaattttaaaaaagaagctttTGCAAACAGTTCCATACTCTTCATACCAATATTACACAACCAAGAGatactctagttttttttcatatgctTACACAAGATGtgatgaaataaagaaaagaaaaggatagagagagggggagagataCGAAAGCATACCTGGAGAGATAAGGGGCCTGCGATTATTAGCACTAGCATTTGAGATGCGGAGAACAAATCTAGCGATAGGAGGCTGTTCTTTGGAAGCTCGAGACGGCTCTGGAAATAAACGAATGCACAGGTACCGATTCTTCTCTATTGACAAGTAccttgcaaaagaaaaacaaatcaactaaAGCCATAAATAAAATCTGCGCGTGTTTGTAGATACTACAAATTAATAGACTCACCAGTTCCAGATTCCGACCTTGAAAGGATCGGATTTTTTGTAAGAGGAAGGGCCAAAGTTGTCGATCCTCCACTGGGCTAGTCGGGAGATGGTCTCTACCTTTGAATCCGCCATTTAGCTCTTAGTTCCTTTTTCTGTGGGGACGTTACTGTGAGTGGGATTTCTGCTTTGAAAGAGAGACGACAATAGATAGGAAGAATAGACTTGCTGTTTAAGCTTTTTTGGACGAcacttttttttgcttttacgAAAGACCTGTGCCATTCGGGGACGTGTATGCTAACCTATAAAggattttcccttcttttttttttttctcattttcttttatatgtatgtatgtatgtatgtatatgtatgtatgtatctatgtatgtatgtatattatttttttggtagctTAAGATGATGATTCGGTATGCCAACTGAGCCAGTTGAAGATGAATACGGATCCcgtgtaaaattataaattgattttttaaaaatatttaattgtaaaattataatatttttttttaaatacagatCCCGTCTTTATGAATTTGAAGTTAGAAATaccaattgattttattctttttttttaatttaagttctAATAGTTTGTATAATGATCGTTAATCTTGCCCAAGTTAAGAAGGATTGaagtatataattaaaagagTGTTGAATAGGAACTTTAAACagtaaaaattagaatttattaaacatcaaatttattttcttttattaccagatattttttaaataatgtttttttagttttaactagTTATTTTGCACGCGCTCTATTGTGGGTCGCATATTTtttcagcaaaaaaaattgaattcacaGACTTTTTCGAcgtgatttttaatataaaacaattctaaatataaataaaaaaaagttatgcaaacatctaattaaataaatcaagaattaattgtgtatataaatggaaaaaaaatcatcacaataacttttggaaaaaaaaccttggaagcacgaaattagataaaaaaaaaggacaaaaaaatcacCCCAATGTAACGTGATAGACATGTAATCTAGGTGATAAGTGGCGAACCAACCCCGGTCAACTTGTaaaactcatgacctaggtcatgagatcgggataattcaatagaaaataaattgaagaaaaccacaaagccagtcttttaaaaaaaagtgtcgaatgataaaatcaaaaaagaaaatagactaAAAAAAGGTGTCAACCCCTATTAATTATTCAAACTCGTGACACGAATTATTAGGTTGGAAGCAACATATAGGAAGAAAACATAAAGTTCAATCTCGAGCAAATCAAATAGTAAAAGAtgaaaccgagaaaaaaatcaattaacaaaagcatctaaaataaaaaaaaatggcaagtaaaagaatgagggtggaaaccaaaataaaaaataaattagacggcaacccaaattttttattggtgggttaaattaaaaagaaaaataactttaacaaaaagaataaaaaatcaaaagaatgagtactaaatcgaaaaaaacaatacaccataaacttgaattgaataatgaaattaaaaatcaataaaacttttagaaaagagccaagaaaaaaaataaaaaaaaggattgaattgaaaaaaataaaacatgacaaattagaattgaaggaataaattgaaaacaaataaattttttataaaaaggtcaagaaacaaaattttttttaaaaataaaaactaaaatagaaataCCAAGAATAAAGAAGACAAATGAAAAACTGTAGTACTTACAATGACACGCTCCACACTAGAAGGAAGATGATACATTAGTTCTTTGAACAACACGATGGAAGTGTGGGTTTGACAACTAGAAAGTGTTGTACTCGTCATCCAAATAGCATGGACACCTTTCACACGCTCTGTATATGTATAACACgtgacatcaatttttttcaattttaaaattaattaattaacttaaaagaccaaactatatatatgttaaattaatgaaaaaccaaacgtaaaagaacaaaaaagttcTTGAacacatgatttagttttttggattttaagagtaaatatatctttttactatattttaaaaatttaaaatacttaaataccATCACCTAATAGCCTAGGAAAACTGCTCCAAAGGGCACGAAGGTtatttttgtgtaaaaaaagaaaagaaaaagacacgTATAGTATATCTCTTGACAAATCATAAATGACTAATAAGTCACTTGAAAAGACCAAAAGATCCCCCAACCACAAccttcattattttcttctctttgaatGGCACGGTAGTCATACAAATACAATACAGCATTGTATAATGAATTAAATGTATTGTATGACTACTGTGCCATTCGATGATGAGTCACAGCCAGAGTAGAAGCAGCTGCCATTGGCTGCAACAGGTTAATCAATCATCAAAGCTACATTTCTAAATCAAATCCGGTACCTTTCGATTTCCGCCGAAATATTTATTTCACAAAACTATGGCCGACATTTTATAAAGAAGTCTCAGATTGACGTGCGCAGAGGACAGTGAGGTAGACTGTCACTCGCACGCCCTTTCTTCAATAGCAAACATGGGACGCTGATTCTGCTTTCCTAATTGCGGTTGctgaagaaaaactaaaagaacatTGTCAATCACTATTCATTTCcacaatacaatttttttttccccattatTTCTTTCCGGTATCATCTTCTCAAATTATATTAGAATGTTTTATGTGTCGATATCTTTTTACTTTGTATACTCTCACGTATGTGAAGTGTTTAAGAATTGTACgatattaaattaaagcttaattttacaaaataaatttttagattatagttaaaaaattcaaaaaccaaggatcaaaacaaaataaataaaaataaatcctgATTTTAAAAAGGCACGAGAAACTTCAGTTTAGTCCATAGAATTCTAGATTTTGCATTATTTGGTTCTTATGTTATAgtcttaaactttattttttatgtttcagtCCCTAAGTACTGAGACAGGAAAGAGAGGTGGTGAGAAatgggaggagagagaaaaagatcGGACGAACATATTctagctataaaaaaaacattttaggtTAAACAGAGGTTTAATGAGGTCCCTAAGACGTTTTATATgtgtttaaagaagaaaaaaaattgaaaaattagttttaaatgctTAAAAACTTGGAACCCAACGTTATAACCATCGAAGATGACTAAAATCTGCACTAGAATAtaacataccttttaattagaaaaatgatGTGTTAtctgtttattttaaaataaaagtaggCTTGCCTAACTTGTTTGTTAAACAATCAttagctctctctctcactctttacaagttttagaataaatttattaaaatgatatttaaacaATAATCCAATAACGCCATGGATTTCAAGAACATTAAAGTTTTAATGgtgaaattaacaattattttatgattaatcaTATATTAACCTAatatatgaagtttttttttaaaaatcttattaatattcaataagaatataatatctatttttttatttttttatccaattttctcatatttattatttttatattcattaaatgatggattcatgatttatttttactttttattgaaatttcctTTCACGATTATCCATTTGAAAATAgtcattctaataaaaaaaatatatattttcatagaaacaaaaaaaatatgaatgagaaaataaagttattagaattattatggatttttttaaaattttaattagttattatttgataaaccatgctgttaaaaaaaaacatgttattgtaaaaacaaaaacaatcatgaatgagaaaagaaaattttgactataaaaaaacacatttttctcCATATTAATCATGACCTTGCttacaaatatctatttttattttcaaacaaagaaataaaaatatattttgaaaagtgtttttttgacAACTTGCAGGCTTTTACTATAGTGTCCTCAATGCATTTTCTCAATGTTTCATTGTCAATTGCATTAGGCAATCCACAattgtccctttttttttttcaatcattgaaaatttatataatacaaGTTCattgaactttatttcttttcaattttatcatatcATGTTATGTTGAcatggttttatattttataaattatttcaatttggcATACTCTTGCATGTTTGAGGAGTCATAAGatatttcaacattaaattaaatgtcgattttacaaaatattatgttacagttaaaaaaaaacttgaaacaacaagaaacaaaataaaaacacaaaaaaacaaatccttttttatttttattgttcaaaggtgttaaaaacttaagtttgatccttaaagtttttgttttccaGATTTAGTTCATGTTCTTTTAAGTTTCTATGTTTTgaccttaaactttttttttatgtttcattcCATGTGTGttgagggagagagagaaaaatttcATTCAGCCACATTACgaccacaaaaaatattaatcaagtgtgtttgtttttgtggttgagGTTGAGGTTGGGTACAACCCAATTATGCACAAAACTCAACCATAAAAGCtagtttttcttgctttttctaGCTTTTTTAATGGGCCCTATGCACAAAACTCAAcctcaacaacaaaaataaacacacccTTAATGTCAATGAGTTTGTCTTAGATATAAGAATTCAATTAATGTGGTGTTGCCCTTTAAACATGTCAGAAAAGTATATCAAAATccataatgtgttttttatctagttatatttcaatttttagaGTGATTAAATGTCTTTCTAGGATAAAGAATGGATTTATTGAGgttctataattgtttttaggtATTTTCATGTAAAACCAAGTTAAGAGTTGAGTTTTAGGAGTTTAAATAGTCAACTTTAATTTTCCTACAACTGAAGatggatgaaaaataattacagcAAACAACGTGTCATTTACTGCAGTTTTTTCTAAGTTAATCGAAGGGATGATTCATCATCTGCTCACTTAATTGACCATACCAAATTTAAAAGCTTGGGCCAAGTTTAGGCTCAAACACACTTATGGCATGTGGAAATGGCCTAGTTTAGGCTCAAGCACCAAGACATTGACTCGTTCATAGTTGACCATTAATGTATTAAGCTAATAAATAGGTGTAACTTaacttattagaaaatatttagaagTTGAAGAGCTCGATAATTAGTTCATTGAAGAAATTCCTATTGTTTTTTAGTCTAAGTAATTTtcattactttgtttttatattttcaataattatagCTCATGATGCTGGAAAATAACCTTTTCAtttgtgaaatttattttatccattTAACATCAGTATGAGGTCATGCAATTCCTTTCTTTGTGGATCttgttttgcttctttctttttttgcttttttccaCCTTTTTATTTGCACTACttgttttgcatgaatattCAGAATGACTGTTgccttaaaatacaaaataattactttGAAATTATTTGGTCTAATTTTGGTGAAACTTTAATTGCAATAAATAAGAAAGAGTGGGGTGAGAAAGACATGCATAAGTCTGCCAAGTTAATTGAACAATATGAACGACGtataaaatcaaaccaaaaagtgttaaaattgatgaatgtgGCACCAAAGTGAATGAAACATAGTTAAAGGTTGGAACTTTGATTCCTAAAGATGAGAAAAGTAGCATGATTGCCTTGTTAAAAGAATAAACAGATGTGTTTTCATAGTCATATACAAATATACTAAGGCTAGACAATGTTATCATGTTACACATGctacttttaatttcaaattacaCATCAgtaaaattaaagcaaaaaaaaatacggCTGAATATTCTGATAATGTGTAAGCGATGGGAAACCAGATTCTTAGAAGTGGTTGAATGCCATTAATGGGTATCAAATATTGTGGAAGTTccgaagaaaaaagggaaagtcAGAGTGTGCGTGGATTTTAGAGACTTAAACAAAGCAAGTCCtaaagataatttttctttacCCCATATTGATATACTTGTGGATAATATagccaataatttaaatatttctttatggaTGGACTTTTTAGGTATAATCAAATTAGTATGGtggagaataataataataaaaaaaccattttcatcATGTATTGGGAAACCTTTTGTTACAAAGTCATGCTCTTTGGACTAAAAAGCATGAGCAATATAGAAACGAGTAATGATAAATCTGTTTCGTGACATgatatataaagaaatcaaaGTGTATATGAATGACATGATTTCTAAGTCAAATGAAATGGAATATCATATCTAAATATTAAGAAAGCTCTTTGAGAAGTTGAGGAAGTATATGATCAAATTGAATATGTCAAAGTGCacatttaaagtaaaataaggaaaattaTTAAGGTTCATAGTATGAAATGAAGGCATTGAAGTTGACATCGATAAATTCAAAGCAATACAAGTTATACTAGAGCCTAAAACAAAGAAGGAAATATTCACCTGCTTTGCAAAAAAATCCTAGAGTATAGAATGGATATTATCAAATAGATTTTCATAAGATAAAACAATATCTATGTAATCCATCATTTTTGAACTCACTAGTTTCAGGAAGACCATTAATCATGTACTTGACTGTGATATAAACTGTTATGGGATGTGTTATTGGTAAGCGtaataattcttgaaaaaaatgaaaagtcatTTACTACTTGAGTAAGAAGTTTATGAACTGCAAATCTCGATATACTTTCCTAGAAAATATATGTTGTGGTCTGGTATGGAATGCTTGAAGACTCAAGCattacatattttattattgaacttgGTTGGTATCCAAAAGTAATGTAATTAAGTATCTCTTTTAAAAGCCTTACTTGTCCAACATAATTGCATTGTGGAAAGTCATATTGGTGAAATATGACACCATTTATTTGACTATAAAGCTAGTGAAAGAAAGTGCTAAAATAGATCATTTGGTTGATGATTATGATACCTTGTGGTATGAATTCCTGAATGAAAAGATTGTGGctgttaaaagaaaatgagaagtcAAGATAGCTAACAAATTTGAACTACTTAGCCTTAATGCGTCTTGAAGTCCACTTTAGCCCATGTGTTTTTGAAGAAATCCATTGAAAGCCTCTTTAAACCACTTAGCCCTCACTTTTTTCATTACACCAATCAGAACCTTTAACGGATCTCTTAGTATTGCTTGGATCGTGTCATTCCTTCTTTCCTCTAAAGATTGtggttgtaaaaaaaaaagttaggtgAAGATATGTGGACCTTGTATTTTAATACGATATTAAATATATCTAGCAATGATGTGGGTGTTATACTCAGTTAACCAACTGAGGAGTAATATCCAATGATaatcaaattacaattttaatgcattaacaacataacaaaatataagGCAAGTATCCATAAGCTTGAGGCTATTTTGAAAAGGAAAGTTAAAAAACTTGACGTATATGGTGATTTTCTATAGATAATTTGCCGagtgaaaggaaaataaaaatgaaagataagaAGTTAAATTTGTAACCATGTCAAGATAGCCAACAAATTTGAAAAGGTTAAGTTCACTCATCGAAGTAGAGATAAGAATTGTTTTGCAGATGCATTTGTCATATTAGCATCAATAACCCAAATCAACTGCGATAAAGAATTACAACCTCTATGCATTAAGATAAAGAATGACCCTACTTATTGTTGTTAAGTTGAGGAGGAAACAAATGGAAAGCTTTGGTACCAAGATATCagatagttcattataaatcatgaatattCACTCGATATGAataaaatgaatagaaaaacTCTAAAGATATTGTCAATTTATTGTTTCTTAGATGGAGATATTCTATACATGAGAGGATTTTATGGAACTCTATTAAGATGTTTATATTACATATATAAACAGGCACAAAATGGATACTTTTTGACCATAATGGAGAAAAGTTGCAATGATCATCCTGATAAGATAAAGACACTACTAATTCCTCTCTACCATATAACAACACCTTGGCCATTTGCAATACAAAGAATTAATGTGATTTTCCCAAAAAATTAGAAGGCTAGTAACAAATATCGGTTCATCTTGGTAGCaattaactattttaaaaaatggactGAAGTGAATTTATATGCCTATATTACTTAGAAAGTGGTCTGAAGTTTATTGAGAAAGACATTGTCTGTTGTTATGATTTACCAAagatgataataacaataacactAAGAATTTCAATGAAAATATGATTCAGGATTTAAACCAACAATGGAAGATCAATCATCTTAGACCTAAAATGAATGGGATAGTAGAGGTAGTGAAtaagaacataaagaaaataatgcagAAAATAGTCATCACCTATAAAGGTTGGCATGAATGCTTCTATACACATTGCATGGTTATCAAATTGTTACAAGAACATCTACAAAAGCAATCCCTTACTCTCTAGTATTTAGGATGGAGGTAGTGATACCCTTTAAAGTAAAGATACCTTCTCTAATGATATTAAAAGTAGAGCTATAAGAGTTAGAATGAGTTAAGGTCCAATACGAGAAATTAAACTTGATTATTGAAAAAAGGTTGGCTAGAATTTGTCATACGTAGCTGTATCAGAAGAGAATAGCTAAAGCCTGAGATAAAAAAGTATACCCATAAGATTTTCATGAAGGAGATTTGGTATTGAAAAAGATTTTGTAAGTTCTTGGGGAAGATTGAAGT from Populus trichocarpa isolate Nisqually-1 chromosome 5, P.trichocarpa_v4.1, whole genome shotgun sequence includes these protein-coding regions:
- the LOC7469159 gene encoding BTB/POZ domain-containing protein At1g21780, encoding MADSKVETISRLAQWRIDNFGPSSYKKSDPFKVGIWNWYLSIEKNRYLCIRLFPEPSRASKEQPPIARFVLRISNASANNRRPLISPVHERLLRTSEDFVWSVDSTFHGRFIIDVEFLDLKICPLNGGEPSSTWPSDGMMQSVSTQGTLQCLSRMLDEAIHADVTIHTAEGTLSAHKAILSASSPVFQSMFHHNLKEKESSTIYIQDMTLESCMTLLSYLYGTIKQEDFWKHRVSLLGAANKYDIAALKDACEESLLEDINTMNVLERLQEAWLYQLNKLKKGCMIYLFDFGKIYDVRDEISNFLRQADRELMVEMFQEVITVWKPV